In Triticum aestivum cultivar Chinese Spring chromosome 5B, IWGSC CS RefSeq v2.1, whole genome shotgun sequence, the following proteins share a genomic window:
- the LOC123111845 gene encoding protein FAR1-RELATED SEQUENCE 5, which yields MEVGGQAMMEPQGVELEDDSINFWASLGVSTHVHGVDQMALHNVHILDHQGQSLPPAVVSHPESVCKELFPVEVDPCLEPRVGMEFESGEAAKTFYIAYAGRVGFSVRIARSRKSKCSESIIMLRFVCSKEGFSKEKRVVAGKKTRKRLASIREGCNAMLEVLRRGDNKWVATKLVKEHNHEVGMPSTVHYIATESDTMVDPYIDMEFESLESAKTFYYSYAIRAGFEVRVRQSRKSQDESLKMLKLVCSRHRYHSGRENNGDDTKRDPSRDGCSALFEIIRKDKGIWRVSKLILEHTHELNPAPASSVCCVRSQGEILVIAKNFADTRNLLLNGQDSQPRREIRYNDLGPEDAQSLLEYLKKVQAEDPAFFYAVQLDKNEDTVNIFWADASARMAYYHFGDAVKFETAYRSNKEHIPIVIFSGVNHHVQPVIFGCALLVEESEESFVWLFEKWLEAMHARPPVSFVTELNQEMAAAAAKVLPDTCHIFCEKHILGTVKEELHSIYPGLDHFITDLRKCIDGCRIEESFESCWESVLMKHGFRNNEHLQSLYDIRKRWAPAYTKQSFHARNLLAQSCENLEKIIDTYFSSKTQLQVAVQQLEQAICNFHAKEAQADYLTMFQLPALRTASPVEKQAGLVFSRKVFDIFQEQFAESFGYHAERLEDRMLHKYRLTVDDGDEEAHIVSFSPDQTTVCCSCCLFESCGILCRHALRVFIIEGVRFLPKAYVLKRWTKHAKSTVTLDNYIELRGYCEDPSTSRYNDLCYDAIKCAKEGSTSTERYKIAKEALCKALDEIMPTRNIREQNSQNCTTSLKSPVKKFGTAKGTSGKSIKRPAFKNSLVESNGNR from the coding sequence ATGGAGGTTGGGGGGCAGGCGATGATGGAGCCCCAGGGGGTGGAACTCGAGGATGACAGCATCAATTTCTGGGCCTCCCTTGGCGTGAGCACCCATGTCCATGGCGTTGACCAGATGGCGCTCCACAATGTGCACATTCTTGACCACCAAGGACAGTCACTGCCACCGGCGGTGGTCTCACACCCAGAGTCTGTCTGTAAGGAGTTGTTCCCTGTTGAAGTCGACCCATGCCTTGAGCCCCGGGTGGGGATGGAATTCGAGTCGGGCGAGGCTGCCAAGACCTTCTATATTGCTTATGCTGGCCGTGTTGGGTTTTCGGTCCGCATTGCTCGGTCCCGTAAGTCCAAGTGCAGTGAGTCCATCATCATGCTAAGGTTTGTCTGCTCAAAGGAAGGGTTCAGCAAGGAGAAGCGTGTTGTTGCAGGGAAGAAGACAAGGAAGAGGCTAGCCTCCATCAGGGAAGGCTGCAACGCCATGCTTGAGGTGCTTCGCAGAGGCGACAACAAGTGGGTTGCCACCAAGCTTGTCAAGGAGCATAACCATGAGGTTGGGATGCCCAGCACAGTGCACTATATAGCCACTGAGAGCGATACTATGGTTGACCCATACATTGACATGGAGTTTGAATCCCTTGAGTCTGCCAAGACATTCTACTACTCGTATGCTATCCGTGCGGGATTTGAAGTTCGCGTGCGCCAGTCTCGAAAATCACAAGATGAGTCACTCAAGATGCTAAAGCTTGTGTGCTCAAGGCACCGTTACCATTCAGGACGGGAGAACAATGGAGACGATACCAAGAGAGATCCCTCCAGAGACGGTTGTAGTGCACTGTTTGAGATAATTCGGAAGGACAAAGGTATCTGGAGGGTCTCCAAACTCATCCTAGAGCACACTCATGAGCTGAACCCTGCACCAGCAAGCAGCGTTTGTTGTGTCCGCTCACAAGGTGAGATACTTGTCATTGCAAAGAACTTTGCTGACACACGAAATCTTCTATTGAATGGCCAAGATTCTCAGCCTCGTAGAGAGATCCGGTATAATGATCTGGGGCCAGAGGATGCTCAAAGCCTACTTGAATATCTTAAAAAGGTACAGGCTGAGGACCCTGCATTTTTCTATGCTGTGCAGCTTGACAAGAATGAGGACACGGTCAATATCTTCTGGGCTGACGCGAGTGCTAGGATGGCTTATTACCATTTTGGTGACGCTGTTAAGTTTGAGACAGCATACAGGAGCAACAAGGAGCATATACCTATTGTCATATTTTCAGGTGTCAATCATCATGTGCAGCCTGTTATTTTTGGCTGTGCACTACTTGTTGAAGAATCTGAAGAATCATTTGTATGGTTATTTGAGAAATGGCTTGAAGCAATGCATGCGAGGCCTCCTGTTTCTTTCGTAACAGAGCTGAACCAAGAGATGGCAGCTGCAGCTGCCAAGGTATTACCTGACACCTGTCATATTTTCTGTGAAAAGCATATATTAGGCACGGTCAAGGAGGAGTTGCATAGTATTTATCCCGGACTAGACCATTTCATAACTGATCTGAGAAAGTGCATTGATGGATGTAGAATAGAAGaatcatttgaatcatgttggGAATCAGTTCTCATGAAACATGGCTTTAGAAATAATGAACATTTACAGTCTCTTTATGATATTCGCAAACGATGGGCCCCTGCATACACAAAGCAATCATTTCATGCCAGAAACCTGCTTGCACAAAGCTGTGAAAATCTTGAAAAGATTATAGATACATACTTCTCGTCCAAGACCCAATTACAGGTGGCTGTGCAGCAACTTGAACAAGCTATTTGTAATTTCCATGCGAAAGAAGCCCAGGCAGATTATCTGACAATGTTTCAACTACCAGCACTGAGGACTGCTTCACCAGTGGAGAAACAAGCAGGTTTAGTATTTTCTAGGAAAGTGTTTGATATATTTCAGGAGCAATTTGCGGAGTCCTTTGGGTACCATGCAGAGAGGCTCGAGGATAGGATGCTACACAAGTACCGCCTAACAGTAGATGATGGGGACGAGGAGGCACATATTGTCTCTTTCAGTCCAGATCAAACTACAGTGTGCTGTAGTTGTTGCTTATTCGAGAGCTGTGGAATCTTGTGCAGGCATGCTCTTCGAGTTTTTATCATCGAAGGAGTGCGTTTCCTTCCAAAGGCCTATGTCTTGAAACGCTGGACAAAGCATGCAAAAAGTACTGTCACCTTGGATAACTACATTGAACTAAGGGGATACTGTGAGGATCCTTCAACTTCAAGGTATAATGATCTTTGCTATGATGCAATCAAATGTGCAAAAGAGGGCTCAACATCCACTGAGCGCTATAAAATTGCTAAAGAGGCACTATGCAAGGCTCTTGATGAAATAATGCCTACAAGGAATATTAGAGAGCAAAATTCACAAAACTGTACAACATCATTAAAAAGTCCAGTCAAGAAATTTGGGACAGCCAAAGGTACCTCTGGCAAGAGCATAAAGAGGCCAGCATTCAAAAATTCCCTTGTGGAGAGCAATGGCAATAGATGA